The genome window AAAGTTTCTTTATGCTTTTCTGCTTTAGCTCTTAAATCTTCTACATCAATATTTCCATGTTCGTCACAATTAACAACGACAATACTCATCCCTGCCATAACCGCACTTGCTGGGTTGGTTCCATGAGCCGAAGAAGGAATCAAACAAACTGTTCTTTGGTTGTCTCCATGATCCAAGTGATAAGCTCTAATAACCATTAATCCAGCGTACTCTCCTTGTGCACCACTATTGGGTTGCATTGACATTTTTGCAAAACCAGTTATTTCACTCAAATCATGATCTAAGTTCTGAATCATTTCTTGAAATCCAAGTGTTTGATCTAAAGGTGTAAATGGATGCATATTGGCAAATTCTGGCCATGTTATTGGCATCAACTCACTTGCTGCATTTAGTTTCATTGTACATGATCCTAATGAAATCATAGAATGTACTAGAGATAGATCTTTATTCTCCAACGATTTTAAGTAACGCATCATTTCTGTTTCAGAATGATACTTGTTAAACACATCATCTTTTAAGATCTCATCTTTTCTTAGCAATTGTTCCGATAAGCTCAACTCATCGGCAACGACCAACTCAACAGCTTCTTTTCCATTTACTTTGGCAAAAATCTTAACTATTTGCGCTAAGTCTTCTGTACTTGTTGTTTCGTCGACACTAATTTGAACAACCCCATCTCCGTAGAAAAAATTCATTTCGTTAGCTTCTGCTTCTAGCTTTACAGCATTAGCATCAGCTTGAATCGTCAATGTATCAAAAAATTGGTCATTTGTTATTGTTACCCCTACTTGCTGTAATGTTTGAGCAAGCGCTGTAGCCTTTTGGTGGATTGATGTTGCGATATATTTTAGTCCATCACCTCCATGATACACAGCATACATTCCTGCCATAACCGCTAACAATGCTTGAGCTGTACATATATTTGAAGTTGCTTTTGCTCTTTTAATATGTTGCTCCCTTGTCTGTAGGGCCATTCTTAAAGCTCTATTTCCATCAGCATCTACAGATACACCAATAATTCTACCTGGTATTTGTCTTTTATAAGCCTCTTTCGTTGCAAAATAAGCTGCATGTGGTCCTCCATATCCCATTGGAACCCCAAAACGTTGAGTGGTTCCTACAACAGCATCAGCCCCCCAATTACCTGGAGCTTCTAAAAGGACTAAACTCATAATATCAGCTGCTACTGCAACTTTAGCTTCAACATCATGTGCTTTGCTTGTAAATGCTTCAAAAGAATGAACTGCTCCATTATTATCTGGATACTGGACAATAGCTCCAAAAAACTCCTCGGTTAACACGATATCGTTTGGATTTCCAAGTACTAATTCAATATTTAGTGGTGTAGCTCTCGTCTTTAAAATATCTAACGTTTGTGGGAAGATAGATTCTGCCACAAAAAACTTGTTTACTCCTGCCTTTGCTTGAGCTCTACTTCTTCCATTAAAAAACATTAACATCGCTTCTCCAGCTGCTGTTCCTTCATCTAACAGCGACGCATTAGCCAACTCCATTCCTGTTAGGTCTGCGATCATTGTTTGAAAATTCAATAAGGCTTCTAATCGCCCTTGAGAAATCTCAGCTTGATAAGGAGTATAAGCTGTGTACCACCCTGGGTTTTCTAAAACATTTCTCTGAATAACTGGAGGAACGATAGTTCCATAGTACCCTTTCCCAATAAATGATTTATAAAGTTTATTCTTCCCTGCAAGTTCTTTTACATGAGCCAAATAATCAAACTCAGATAACGCAGGTGACAAATCCAACTCTTTTTCTAACCTGATATTAGCTGGAATCGTTTTATCTACTAACTCATCAATAGAAGTTACTCCTATTGTCATTAACATTTCTTTTTGATCTTCTGCAGAAGGTCCAATGTGTCTTTTTGAAAAGATATCTTTGCTCATGTTTTAGTTATAAAAGTGCAACATTTTTAGTTTTGCAAATATACCAACTAAGAAGATATAATGTATCTGTTTTAACATATTTATTAACTCATATTTCCTACATTTTAAATAAGCGATTATCTTTGTTTAAACTTATCTTTTTCTCATCATGAATAGAATACTTTACCTCCTAACGCTTTCGCTTGTTTTTTTAGGCTATCAAACCTTAAACGCACAGGATAAAATACTTTTGTTAAATGGCAAAAGTTATGAGGGAGAATTTTTAAGTAAATCTGAAG of Flavobacteriales bacterium contains these proteins:
- the gcvP gene encoding aminomethyl-transferring glycine dehydrogenase, which encodes MSKDIFSKRHIGPSAEDQKEMLMTIGVTSIDELVDKTIPANIRLEKELDLSPALSEFDYLAHVKELAGKNKLYKSFIGKGYYGTIVPPVIQRNVLENPGWYTAYTPYQAEISQGRLEALLNFQTMIADLTGMELANASLLDEGTAAGEAMLMFFNGRSRAQAKAGVNKFFVAESIFPQTLDILKTRATPLNIELVLGNPNDIVLTEEFFGAIVQYPDNNGAVHSFEAFTSKAHDVEAKVAVAADIMSLVLLEAPGNWGADAVVGTTQRFGVPMGYGGPHAAYFATKEAYKRQIPGRIIGVSVDADGNRALRMALQTREQHIKRAKATSNICTAQALLAVMAGMYAVYHGGDGLKYIATSIHQKATALAQTLQQVGVTITNDQFFDTLTIQADANAVKLEAEANEMNFFYGDGVVQISVDETTSTEDLAQIVKIFAKVNGKEAVELVVADELSLSEQLLRKDEILKDDVFNKYHSETEMMRYLKSLENKDLSLVHSMISLGSCTMKLNAASELMPITWPEFANMHPFTPLDQTLGFQEMIQNLDHDLSEITGFAKMSMQPNSGAQGEYAGLMVIRAYHLDHGDNQRTVCLIPSSAHGTNPASAVMAGMSIVVVNCDEHGNIDVEDLRAKAEKHKETLAALMVTYPSTHGVYEDSITEITSIIHENGGLVYMDGANMNAQVGLTNPGNIGADVCHLNLHKTFAIPHGGGGPGVGPIGVVEKLVPYLPGNPIITTGGDKAITAISSAPWGSALILLISYGYIKMLGAKGLKQSTETAILNANYMKTLLEKGYDVLYTGKNGTVAHEMILDCRGFKKEAGIEVVDIAKRLIDYGFHAPTVSFPVAGTLMIEPTESEAKAELDLFCNALLSIRAEISAVASGDADASNNVLKNAPHTAELAICGDWEFPYSREQAVYPFKTSISNKYWVPVRRVDDAYGDRNLICSCTPIAEYA